The Pseudomonas triclosanedens genome has a window encoding:
- a CDS encoding YajQ family cyclic di-GMP-binding protein, translating into MPSFDVVSELDKHELTNALDNAAKELDRRFDLKGKCSFEAKDKSVTLTAEADFMLEQMLDILRASLIKRKIDSQCMEIKDSFASGKVVKQEVNFREGIDKDLAKKIVGLIKDKKLKVQAAIQGEQVRVTGKKRDDLQEAIALLRGESLGMPLQFNNFRD; encoded by the coding sequence ATGCCTTCGTTCGACGTGGTGTCCGAACTGGACAAACACGAACTGACCAACGCCCTGGACAATGCTGCCAAGGAACTGGACCGCCGTTTCGACCTGAAGGGCAAGTGCAGCTTCGAAGCCAAGGACAAGTCTGTCACCCTGACCGCCGAAGCGGACTTCATGCTGGAGCAGATGCTCGACATTCTTCGTGCCAGCCTGATCAAGCGCAAGATCGACAGTCAGTGCATGGAAATCAAGGATTCTTTTGCCTCCGGCAAGGTGGTCAAGCAGGAAGTGAACTTCCGCGAGGGCATCGACAAGGATCTGGCGAAGAAGATCGTCGGCCTGATCAAGGACAAGAAGCTGAAAGTCCAGGCTGCCATCCAGGGCGAGCAGGTACGTGTCACCGGCAAGAAGCGTGACGACCTGCAGGAAGCCATCGCGCTGCTGCGTGGCGAGTCGCTGGGCATGCCGCTGCAGTTCAACAATTTCCGCGACTGA
- a CDS encoding Nudix family hydrolase — protein MKRVHVAAAVIRGLDGRVLIARRPDDKHQGGLWEFPGGKVEEGEAVQVALARELKEELGIDVEKARPLIRVQHDYSDKLVLLDVWEVCAFSGAPHGAEGQPLAWVAPRDLADYEFPAANEPIVQAARLPDRYLITPDGLETPQLVQGVRAAVASGIRLIQLRAPNMYSPEYRDLAVDVQGLCAGKAQLMLKGPLEWLGDFPAAGWHLTSEQLRKYAPNGRPFPRERLLAASCHNAEELELAARMGVDFVTLSPVQPTESHPGEPALGWDAAAELIERFNQPVFLLGGVGPRDVERARNVGAQGVAGIRAFWPKTEG, from the coding sequence GTGAAACGAGTACATGTCGCCGCCGCCGTGATTCGCGGGCTCGATGGCCGGGTGTTGATCGCCCGCCGTCCGGACGACAAGCACCAGGGAGGCCTCTGGGAGTTTCCCGGTGGCAAGGTTGAAGAGGGCGAAGCGGTTCAGGTTGCCCTGGCGCGGGAGTTGAAGGAGGAGTTGGGCATCGATGTCGAGAAGGCGCGTCCGCTTATCCGCGTCCAGCACGACTACAGTGACAAGCTTGTGCTGCTGGATGTCTGGGAGGTCTGTGCGTTCTCCGGCGCGCCGCATGGCGCCGAGGGGCAGCCGCTGGCCTGGGTCGCGCCGCGGGACCTGGCGGACTATGAGTTCCCGGCTGCCAACGAGCCCATTGTGCAGGCTGCGCGCCTGCCCGACCGTTACCTGATCACCCCGGACGGCCTTGAGACTCCGCAACTGGTGCAGGGCGTCCGCGCCGCCGTCGCCAGCGGTATCCGCCTGATCCAGTTACGTGCGCCGAACATGTACAGCCCCGAGTACCGTGACCTGGCGGTGGATGTGCAGGGCCTCTGTGCCGGCAAGGCGCAACTGATGCTGAAAGGCCCGCTGGAGTGGCTGGGTGATTTCCCGGCGGCTGGCTGGCACCTGACCTCCGAGCAACTGCGCAAGTACGCGCCCAATGGCCGACCATTCCCGCGCGAGCGTCTGCTGGCGGCGTCCTGCCACAACGCCGAAGAGCTGGAGCTGGCGGCCCGCATGGGGGTGGATTTCGTCACCCTGTCGCCGGTACAGCCGACCGAGAGCCACCCCGGCGAGCCTGCTCTGGGCTGGGACGCCGCGGCGGAGTTGATCGAGCGCTTCAACCAGCCGGTATTCCTGCTCGGCGGCGTTGGTCCCCGGGATGTCGAGCGCGCCAGAAACGTCGGTGCGCAGGGTGTGGCCGGGATTCGTGCATTCTGGCCGAAGACAGAGGGCTGA
- a CDS encoding putative 2-dehydropantoate 2-reductase produces MIWYILGAGSLGSLWAARLSRAGLPVRLLLRDRQRLNAYRALGGITLAEDGRESLYPIPAETAAQGAQIHRLLLACKAYDAEAAAASVAARLAPGAELILLQNGLGSQQAVAAHLPRARCLYASSTEGAFRAADYRVVFAGRGETWLGDELGGPAPGWLAELQGAGIPLQWSGNILERLWRKLALNCAINPLTVLHQCRNGELAAHPAEVAGLCDELGQLLHASGFDSAARELQDDVERVIAATAANYSSMYQDVANGRRSEIAYLLGHACREGDRLRLSLPLLRALHERLRAYLQARGLPDT; encoded by the coding sequence ATGATCTGGTACATCCTCGGTGCCGGCAGCCTCGGATCCCTCTGGGCCGCCCGTCTTTCCCGCGCGGGCCTGCCAGTGCGCCTTCTGCTGCGTGATCGCCAGCGCCTCAACGCCTATCGCGCGCTCGGCGGCATCACGCTGGCTGAAGATGGCCGGGAAAGCCTCTACCCGATTCCGGCGGAAACCGCCGCCCAGGGCGCCCAGATTCACCGTCTCCTGCTTGCCTGCAAGGCCTACGATGCCGAAGCGGCAGCCGCCAGTGTTGCCGCGAGACTGGCTCCTGGCGCCGAACTGATCCTGCTGCAGAACGGTCTGGGTAGCCAGCAGGCGGTGGCCGCCCATCTGCCTCGCGCGCGCTGCCTGTATGCCTCCAGCACGGAAGGTGCATTCCGCGCGGCGGACTACCGCGTGGTGTTCGCCGGGCGCGGCGAAACCTGGCTCGGTGACGAACTGGGCGGGCCGGCGCCGGGCTGGCTTGCCGAACTGCAAGGCGCCGGGATCCCCCTGCAATGGAGCGGAAACATCCTCGAACGCCTCTGGCGCAAACTGGCGCTGAACTGCGCGATAAACCCGCTGACCGTTCTCCATCAGTGCCGTAATGGCGAACTGGCCGCGCACCCCGCCGAGGTTGCCGGATTGTGCGACGAACTCGGACAACTGCTGCACGCTTCCGGATTCGATAGCGCCGCCCGGGAGCTGCAGGACGATGTCGAACGGGTCATCGCCGCCACTGCGGCGAACTATTCCTCGATGTACCAGGACGTAGCCAACGGCAGGCGCAGCGAAATCGCCTACCTGCTCGGCCACGCCTGCCGCGAAGGCGACCGCCTGCGCCTTTCCCTGCCGTTGCTGCGCGCGCTTCACGAGCGCCTGCGCGCGTATCTGCAGGCACGCGGATTGCCCGACACCTGA
- a CDS encoding response regulator yields MPTNHLSILVVDDAKFSSAMIGRALSQAGYQNVRFASSASEALQQLEKEPVSVLLADWLMPEMDGLELTARVRQLDESGDHYTYIILLTGKEGDNALAEAFDRGVDDFVSKSAMNEQLVPRVLAADRLSNTLLRLLMENRLLTENITSLEERNLVDSATGLGNQRYLRQKLADSIRQVESRGGAVCYMLIGIPELATLGRQHGPSFQGELLHGVARRLQQLVRPLDVLTRLDDEHFALITLLEDLQECSPSSFRRLHDGLNLKAFKTSEGFITLKAGISLVGMDAKALPLEVEQLMQQARALLPDAYASGRINASRLTGLR; encoded by the coding sequence ATGCCAACCAACCATCTCAGTATCCTGGTGGTCGACGATGCCAAGTTCTCCAGTGCCATGATCGGCCGCGCGCTGAGCCAGGCTGGCTATCAGAATGTCCGCTTCGCCAGCAGCGCCAGCGAAGCGCTCCAGCAGTTGGAGAAAGAACCCGTCAGCGTCCTCCTCGCCGACTGGCTGATGCCCGAAATGGACGGCCTGGAGCTGACCGCCCGCGTGCGCCAGCTAGATGAGAGCGGCGACCACTACACCTACATCATCCTGCTCACCGGCAAGGAAGGCGACAACGCCCTGGCCGAGGCCTTCGACCGGGGTGTCGACGACTTCGTCAGCAAGTCCGCCATGAACGAACAACTGGTGCCCCGCGTGCTGGCGGCGGACCGCCTGAGCAACACCCTGCTGCGCCTGTTGATGGAAAACCGCCTGCTCACCGAAAACATAACCAGCCTGGAGGAGCGCAATCTGGTGGACAGCGCCACCGGCCTGGGCAACCAGCGCTACCTGCGGCAGAAGCTGGCCGACAGCATCCGCCAGGTGGAGTCCCGCGGGGGGGCGGTGTGCTACATGCTGATCGGTATCCCCGAGCTGGCCACGCTGGGTCGCCAGCATGGCCCATCGTTCCAGGGCGAACTGCTGCACGGAGTCGCCCGGCGCCTGCAGCAACTGGTACGTCCACTCGACGTACTGACGCGCCTGGATGACGAGCATTTCGCCCTGATCACCCTGCTCGAAGACCTCCAGGAGTGCTCCCCCAGCAGCTTCCGCCGCCTGCACGACGGCCTCAACCTCAAGGCATTCAAGACCAGCGAAGGCTTTATCACCCTCAAGGCCGGCATCAGCCTGGTAGGCATGGACGCCAAGGCGTTGCCGCTGGAGGTCGAACAACTGATGCAGCAGGCCCGCGCCCTGTTGCCCGACGCCTATGCCAGCGGACGAATCAATGCCAGCCGCCTGACCGGTCTGCGCTAG
- the argJ gene encoding bifunctional glutamate N-acetyltransferase/amino-acid acetyltransferase ArgJ produces the protein MAVGLGPMSTLHPVPGFELGIASAGIKRPGRKDIVVMRCAEGSSVAGVFTTNAFCAAPVTLARKRFLGPVRYLLTNTGNANAGTGEPGLAAATRVCARLAELAGVPENAVLPYSTGVIGEPLPVEKIEAALPAALANLSVDNWADAAAGIMTTDTLPKGASRQFQHDGVTVTVTGISKGAGMIKPNMATMLGYIATDAKVAQAVLQDLLRDAANKSFNRITIDGDTSTNDCCMLVATGQAALPEITAASGALFAALKQAVLEVSMELAQAIVRDGEGATKFVTVQVNGGATHQECLDVGYAVSHSPLIKTALFASDPNWGRILAAVGRAGVPDLDVSLIDVYLDDVCIASRGGRAASYTEDQGAKVMAQEEITIRIDLGRGTCSETIWTTDLSHEYVKINAEYRT, from the coding sequence ATGGCTGTTGGTCTCGGCCCCATGTCCACCCTGCACCCGGTTCCCGGTTTCGAACTCGGCATTGCGTCCGCCGGCATCAAGCGCCCCGGTCGCAAGGACATCGTGGTGATGCGTTGCGCCGAAGGCTCCAGCGTGGCGGGGGTGTTTACCACCAACGCCTTCTGTGCCGCCCCGGTGACCCTGGCGCGCAAACGCTTCCTCGGTCCCGTGCGCTATCTGCTGACCAACACCGGTAACGCCAACGCCGGCACTGGCGAGCCGGGGCTCGCCGCCGCCACCCGTGTCTGTGCCAGGTTGGCCGAGCTGGCCGGCGTGCCGGAGAACGCAGTGCTGCCGTATTCCACCGGCGTGATCGGCGAGCCGCTGCCGGTAGAGAAGATCGAAGCCGCGCTGCCCGCCGCACTGGCCAACCTCTCCGTGGACAACTGGGCCGATGCCGCCGCTGGCATCATGACCACCGACACACTGCCCAAGGGGGCCAGCCGCCAGTTCCAGCACGATGGCGTGACTGTGACCGTCACCGGCATCAGCAAAGGCGCCGGCATGATCAAGCCGAACATGGCCACCATGCTCGGCTACATCGCTACCGACGCGAAGGTCGCCCAGGCTGTACTGCAGGACCTGCTGCGCGACGCGGCGAACAAGTCCTTCAATCGCATCACTATCGATGGCGACACCTCCACCAACGACTGCTGCATGCTGGTCGCCACCGGCCAGGCCGCGCTGCCGGAAATCACCGCTGCCAGCGGTGCGCTGTTTGCCGCACTGAAGCAGGCCGTGCTTGAAGTCTCGATGGAGCTGGCGCAGGCCATCGTTCGTGACGGCGAAGGCGCTACCAAGTTCGTCACCGTACAGGTGAACGGCGGCGCCACTCACCAGGAGTGCCTGGATGTCGGCTATGCCGTGTCCCACTCGCCGTTGATCAAGACCGCGCTGTTCGCCTCCGACCCCAACTGGGGCCGTATCCTCGCCGCCGTCGGCCGTGCCGGCGTGCCGGATCTGGATGTCAGCCTGATCGACGTGTACCTGGACGACGTCTGCATCGCCAGCCGTGGCGGCCGCGCGGCCAGCTACACCGAGGACCAGGGCGCTAAGGTAATGGCCCAGGAAGAGATCACCATTCGTATCGATCTTGGCCGCGGCACCTGCAGCGAGACCATCTGGACCACGGACCTGTCCCACGAGTACGTGAAGATCAACGCGGAATACCGTACCTGA
- a CDS encoding glutathione S-transferase family protein — translation MSFSLVIGSKNYSSWSLRGWLAMQLTGIDFEEILIPLGGQDTARRIREHSPSGKVPALKCEDGVIWDSLAIAEYLAERFPEAHLWPRGEAARALARSVCAEMHSGFMALRSHMPMDLQRNQPLAQVPEAVEADIARIVELWALCRKQFGQDGPFLFGHASIADAFYAPVATRLRSYCVTLPIEAQNYVDTIYAWPAFRPWLDAAMVERA, via the coding sequence ATGTCGTTTTCCCTGGTTATCGGTAGCAAGAACTACTCCTCCTGGTCCCTGCGTGGCTGGCTGGCCATGCAACTCACGGGCATCGATTTCGAGGAAATCCTGATTCCCCTGGGTGGGCAGGACACCGCGCGACGCATTCGTGAACATTCTCCCAGCGGCAAGGTCCCCGCGCTCAAGTGCGAGGACGGCGTGATCTGGGACTCCCTGGCGATTGCCGAATATCTCGCCGAACGCTTCCCCGAAGCCCATCTCTGGCCCCGCGGCGAAGCCGCTCGCGCGCTGGCCCGTTCGGTTTGTGCTGAAATGCACAGCGGTTTCATGGCGCTGCGTTCGCACATGCCGATGGACCTCCAGCGTAACCAACCCCTGGCACAGGTGCCGGAAGCTGTCGAGGCTGATATCGCTCGCATCGTTGAACTCTGGGCGCTATGCCGCAAGCAGTTCGGCCAGGACGGCCCATTCCTGTTCGGCCACGCCAGTATTGCCGATGCCTTCTACGCCCCTGTGGCCACGCGCCTGCGCAGCTACTGCGTGACCTTGCCGATCGAGGCGCAGAACTACGTCGATACGATCTATGCCTGGCCGGCTTTCCGCCCCTGGCTGGACGCTGCGATGGTCGAACGCGCCTGA
- a CDS encoding sensor histidine kinase: MNLRKRLEDLPVGQKILAALLVLLATVMLVANLAFISAAYWISQDSVAPQALQTIGRLIANPALSEPALSSPTQAQVLLRQLDDYQPLRAAALYDSNGERIAQTPGDGPVALPERLDHLERWRQHEYRLNALFELPQPGRNSGYLLLVASSELPGAFYTGTLTASLVILAVSVLLWLLIAQQIRRLITRPIRSLEELSRQVTREENYALRAERGNADEIGRLADAFNTMLTRIEAREQQLKRARDDAQEAVEQAQSLAEETRRSNRKLELEVQVRSKIEKKLTGFQHYLNSIIDSMPSALIAVDEQLYVTQWNQEASQLSGTSLDDAVNQPVFLAFPSLKPFLPQLTRAAEQHKVERVERVTWALTDAPRHYALTFYPLMGGTGRGAVIRIDDITERLGMEELMVQSEKMLSVGGLAAGMAHEINNPLGAILHNVQNIRRRLSPDLPKNLEVAGEVGVRLDDLNHYLEAREIPKLMEGIQYAGSRAAKIVSHMLSFSRRSHRQMTACELPALLEQAVEIAGNDFDLTGGFDFKSLQIVHEFDARLGPVPVIANEVEQVLLNLLKNAAQAIHLRDDEEEGEFGRIILRTRLNPPWAEIQVEDNGCGMPEKVRKRIFEPFFTTKEVGQGTGLGLSVSYFIITNNHKGQMEVQSELGQGTCFTLRLPLGAESSSPPPQQADDDTEH, translated from the coding sequence TTGAACCTGCGCAAGCGCCTGGAAGACCTGCCCGTCGGCCAGAAAATCCTCGCCGCCCTGCTGGTTCTGCTGGCTACCGTCATGCTGGTAGCCAACCTCGCGTTCATCAGCGCCGCCTACTGGATTTCCCAGGACAGCGTCGCACCGCAGGCGTTGCAGACCATCGGCAGGCTGATCGCCAACCCGGCACTCAGCGAGCCGGCACTCTCCTCGCCCACCCAGGCCCAGGTGCTGCTGCGTCAGCTCGACGACTACCAGCCGTTGCGCGCCGCTGCGCTCTATGACAGCAACGGCGAACGTATCGCCCAGACGCCGGGCGACGGTCCGGTCGCCTTGCCGGAACGATTGGACCACCTGGAGCGCTGGCGCCAGCACGAATACCGCCTCAACGCCCTGTTCGAACTCCCCCAGCCCGGCCGCAACAGTGGCTATCTGCTGCTGGTAGCCAGCAGCGAACTGCCCGGCGCGTTCTACACCGGCACGCTGACCGCGAGCCTGGTGATCCTGGCGGTCAGCGTGCTGCTCTGGTTGCTGATCGCCCAGCAGATCCGCCGCCTTATCACCCGGCCCATCCGCAGCCTGGAAGAGCTGTCACGCCAGGTCACCCGCGAAGAGAATTACGCGCTGCGCGCCGAGCGCGGTAATGCCGACGAAATCGGCCGCCTCGCCGATGCCTTCAATACCATGCTGACTCGCATCGAGGCCCGCGAGCAGCAGCTCAAGCGCGCCCGCGACGACGCCCAGGAAGCGGTGGAGCAAGCCCAATCGCTGGCTGAGGAAACTCGCCGCTCCAACCGCAAGCTGGAGTTGGAAGTCCAGGTGCGCAGCAAGATCGAGAAGAAGCTCACCGGCTTCCAGCACTACCTCAACAGCATCATCGACTCCATGCCATCGGCGCTGATCGCGGTGGACGAGCAACTCTACGTCACCCAGTGGAACCAGGAAGCCAGCCAGCTCTCCGGCACCAGCCTGGACGACGCCGTGAACCAGCCGGTGTTCCTTGCCTTCCCATCGCTCAAGCCGTTCCTGCCGCAACTCACCCGCGCCGCCGAGCAGCACAAGGTAGAGCGCGTCGAGCGCGTGACCTGGGCGCTGACCGACGCGCCACGCCACTACGCCCTGACCTTCTACCCGCTGATGGGTGGCACCGGCCGCGGTGCGGTGATCCGTATCGACGACATCACCGAGCGCCTGGGCATGGAAGAGCTGATGGTGCAGTCGGAAAAGATGCTCTCCGTGGGCGGGCTCGCCGCCGGCATGGCGCACGAGATCAACAACCCGCTGGGGGCGATCCTGCACAACGTGCAGAACATCCGCCGCCGCCTGTCACCCGACCTGCCGAAGAACCTCGAGGTCGCCGGCGAAGTCGGGGTCCGCCTGGATGACCTGAATCACTACCTGGAAGCCCGGGAGATTCCCAAGCTGATGGAGGGTATTCAGTACGCCGGCTCGCGCGCGGCGAAGATCGTCAGCCACATGCTGTCCTTCAGCCGCCGCAGCCATCGCCAGATGACCGCCTGCGAGCTGCCGGCACTGCTGGAGCAAGCCGTGGAGATCGCCGGCAACGACTTCGACCTCACTGGCGGCTTCGACTTCAAGTCACTGCAGATCGTCCATGAGTTCGACGCGCGCCTGGGGCCGGTGCCGGTGATCGCCAACGAGGTGGAGCAGGTGCTGCTCAACCTGCTGAAGAACGCCGCCCAGGCCATTCACCTGCGCGACGACGAGGAGGAAGGCGAATTCGGCCGCATCATCCTGCGTACCCGCCTGAACCCGCCGTGGGCGGAGATCCAGGTGGAAGACAACGGCTGCGGCATGCCGGAGAAGGTGCGCAAGCGCATCTTCGAACCCTTCTTCACCACCAAGGAAGTCGGCCAGGGGACCGGGCTTGGCCTGTCGGTCTCGTATTTCATCATCACCAACAACCACAAGGGCCAGATGGAGGTGCAGTCCGAACTGGGCCAGGGCACCTGCTTCACCCTGCGGCTGCCGCTGGGCGCGGAATCCTCCTCGCCGCCGCCCCAGCAGGCAGACGACGACACGGAGCACTGA
- a CDS encoding AmpG family muropeptide MFS transporter, which produces MKEHSWREAWIAYKSPASLALLLLGFAAGLPYMLVLSTLSVWLREAGVARETIGFASWIGLVYAFKWVWSPMLDQWRLPIIGRLGRRRSWLVFSQGLIALGLLGMALCNPQAHLNWLIALAMVVAFASATQDIAIDAYRLEIAENTRQAALAACYMTGYRVAVLMATAGALFLAEWGGSSALNYSQAAWGMTYAVCALLILPGLITTLLMREPPVNVQPQAGSSAFAFNHQLLSVLQLLVLLISVPAMLTALTNQAWPRAALYAIFIGICMTPHGRRQIRPVRELLSKVRRPLLLAVHGKGLPQFDFVHQAVSVMVLIILLVTGTAFFNMVSVGKWWLASLYMLIALSCISAPGRLLMAPVLTPITEFVRRYRWQALLLLGLISTYRMSDTVMGTMASVFYIDMGFSKDTIATVSKLFGVIMTLVGAAAGGVLIARFSILPILFIGGAASAATNILFAMLAQMGAIEDPHLISQNVFALLRILEPHVTMLVLTIMLDNFSGGLATSAFVAYLSSLTNLKFSATQYAMLSSTMLLLPRFIGGYSGAMVEGMGYERFFFFTAVLGLPTLVLIGWLWLRNRGDMTNGAPQEQPDAQAHASAERQ; this is translated from the coding sequence ATGAAAGAGCATTCCTGGCGAGAGGCATGGATTGCCTACAAGTCTCCCGCCAGCCTCGCGCTTTTGCTGCTGGGATTCGCCGCCGGCCTGCCATACATGCTGGTGCTGTCCACCCTTTCGGTGTGGCTGCGGGAAGCGGGCGTGGCACGGGAAACCATCGGTTTCGCCAGTTGGATCGGGCTCGTCTACGCCTTCAAGTGGGTCTGGTCGCCCATGCTCGACCAATGGCGCCTGCCGATCATCGGCCGGCTCGGCCGACGCCGCTCCTGGCTGGTGTTTTCCCAGGGCCTGATCGCCCTCGGGCTGCTCGGCATGGCCCTGTGCAACCCGCAGGCGCACCTGAACTGGCTGATTGCCCTGGCGATGGTCGTGGCGTTCGCCTCCGCCACCCAGGACATCGCCATCGACGCGTACCGCCTGGAAATCGCCGAGAACACCCGCCAGGCCGCCCTCGCCGCCTGCTACATGACCGGCTATCGGGTCGCCGTGCTGATGGCCACCGCCGGCGCGCTGTTCCTCGCCGAATGGGGCGGCTCATCCGCCCTGAACTACAGCCAGGCAGCCTGGGGCATGACCTACGCGGTGTGCGCCCTGCTGATCCTGCCCGGCCTGATCACCACCCTGCTGATGCGCGAACCGCCAGTGAACGTGCAGCCGCAGGCCGGCAGCTCGGCATTCGCCTTCAACCACCAGTTGCTCTCGGTGCTGCAACTGCTGGTACTGCTGATCTCCGTTCCGGCGATGCTGACCGCCCTGACCAACCAGGCCTGGCCGCGCGCCGCGCTCTACGCCATCTTCATCGGCATCTGCATGACGCCTCATGGCCGCCGACAGATCCGGCCGGTGCGCGAGTTGCTGTCGAAGGTCCGTCGCCCGCTGCTGCTCGCCGTACACGGCAAAGGGCTGCCGCAGTTCGACTTCGTCCACCAGGCTGTGTCGGTGATGGTCCTGATCATCCTGCTGGTGACCGGGACTGCGTTCTTCAACATGGTCAGCGTCGGCAAGTGGTGGCTGGCCTCGCTGTACATGCTGATCGCCCTGAGCTGCATCTCGGCGCCGGGCCGCCTGCTGATGGCGCCGGTGCTCACGCCGATCACCGAGTTCGTCCGCCGCTACCGCTGGCAGGCGCTGCTGCTGCTCGGGCTGATATCCACCTATCGGATGTCGGACACCGTGATGGGCACGATGGCCAGCGTGTTCTACATCGACATGGGCTTTTCCAAGGACACCATCGCCACCGTCAGCAAGCTGTTCGGCGTGATCATGACACTCGTCGGCGCGGCTGCCGGCGGCGTGCTCATCGCTCGCTTCAGCATCCTGCCCATCCTCTTCATCGGCGGCGCAGCGTCGGCGGCAACCAACATTCTGTTCGCCATGCTGGCGCAGATGGGCGCTATCGAAGACCCGCACCTGATCAGCCAGAATGTGTTCGCCCTGCTCAGGATTCTCGAACCGCACGTCACCATGCTGGTGCTGACCATCATGCTCGACAACTTCAGCGGCGGCCTCGCCACCTCGGCGTTCGTCGCCTATCTGTCGAGCCTGACCAACCTGAAATTCTCCGCGACCCAGTACGCGATGCTCAGCTCCACCATGCTGCTGCTGCCGCGCTTCATCGGCGGCTACTCGGGGGCGATGGTCGAAGGCATGGGCTACGAGCGGTTCTTCTTCTTCACCGCCGTTCTGGGGCTGCCGACCCTGGTGCTGATCGGCTGGCTATGGTTGCGCAACCGCGGCGACATGACCAATGGAGCGCCCCAGGAACAACCCGACGCACAGGCCCACGCCAGCGCGGAGCGTCAATGA
- a CDS encoding mechanosensitive ion channel family protein: MDINYDGLVKSAESWLPVVLAYSGQIVLALITLLVGWWLINTLTSRVGGLLASRHVDRTLRGFVGSLVNIILKILLMVSVASMIGIQTTSFVAAIGAAGLAIGLALQGSLSNFAGGVLILLFRPFKVGDWIEAQGVSGTVDSILIFHTVLRTGDNKRVIVPNGALSNGTITNYSAEPQRKVVFDVGVDYEADLKHAQGILLELAKDPRVLRDPAPVAVVSNLGESAITLSLRVWVKNADYWDVMFLFNETARDALGKHGIGIPFPQRVVKVVKGEMVDVG, encoded by the coding sequence ATGGATATCAATTACGACGGACTGGTGAAGTCGGCCGAATCCTGGCTGCCGGTGGTGCTGGCCTACAGTGGTCAGATCGTGCTGGCGCTGATCACGTTGCTGGTTGGCTGGTGGCTGATCAATACGCTCACCTCGCGTGTCGGCGGCCTGCTCGCCAGTCGCCATGTCGACCGTACGCTGCGTGGATTCGTCGGCAGCCTGGTGAACATCATCCTGAAGATCCTGCTGATGGTCAGCGTGGCCTCCATGATCGGCATCCAGACCACCAGTTTCGTCGCTGCCATCGGTGCCGCCGGCCTGGCGATCGGTCTGGCGCTTCAGGGCAGCCTGTCGAATTTCGCCGGTGGCGTGCTGATCCTGTTGTTCCGTCCGTTCAAGGTGGGCGACTGGATCGAGGCGCAGGGTGTGTCGGGTACGGTGGATAGCATCCTGATCTTCCATACCGTCCTGCGCACCGGCGACAACAAGCGGGTGATCGTGCCGAACGGTGCGCTGTCCAATGGCACCATCACCAACTATTCCGCCGAGCCGCAGCGCAAGGTGGTGTTCGATGTCGGTGTCGACTACGAGGCTGACCTCAAGCACGCTCAGGGGATTCTTCTGGAACTGGCCAAGGACCCGCGCGTACTGCGCGATCCGGCGCCGGTCGCGGTGGTGAGCAACCTTGGCGAGAGTGCGATCACTCTGTCGCTGCGTGTCTGGGTGAAGAACGCCGACTACTGGGACGTGATGTTCCTGTTCAATGAGACGGCCCGCGATGCGCTGGGCAAGCACGGTATCGGCATTCCGTTCCCGCAGCGGGTGGTGAAGGTCGTGAAGGGCGAGATGGTCGACGTCGGCTGA
- a CDS encoding cob(I)yrinic acid a,c-diamide adenosyltransferase: MGNRLSKIYTRTGDTGETGLADGRRVPKHHPRVEAMGAVDELNSHLGLLLAGLHEARSSALEEVICVLAPIQHRLFDLGGELAMPEYRALNDAEVERLEQVIDRWNEELGPLKNFILPGGSRLVALAHLCRAQARNAERRCQQLNAEEQLEGAGLRYLNRLSDLLFVAARFIARRQGVEEILWQAAKKPA, encoded by the coding sequence ATGGGCAACAGGTTGTCGAAGATTTACACCCGTACCGGCGACACTGGCGAAACCGGCCTGGCCGATGGCCGCCGTGTGCCCAAGCACCACCCGCGAGTCGAAGCGATGGGTGCGGTGGACGAGTTGAACAGCCATCTCGGCTTGCTGCTGGCGGGTCTGCACGAAGCGCGCAGTAGTGCGCTGGAAGAAGTGATTTGCGTGCTGGCGCCGATCCAGCATCGCCTGTTCGACCTGGGTGGCGAGCTGGCCATGCCCGAGTACCGTGCGCTGAACGATGCCGAAGTCGAGCGCCTGGAGCAGGTTATCGACCGCTGGAACGAGGAGCTCGGCCCCCTGAAGAACTTCATCCTGCCCGGCGGCTCGCGCCTTGTTGCGCTGGCGCACCTGTGCCGCGCGCAGGCCCGCAATGCGGAGCGCCGCTGCCAGCAACTCAACGCCGAGGAGCAGCTGGAAGGTGCCGGGCTACGCTACCTGAACCGCTTGTCGGACCTGCTGTTCGTGGCGGCACGCTTTATCGCGCGGCGACAGGGTGTGGAAGAGATTCTCTGGCAGGCTGCGAAAAAGCCCGCCTGA